In Ischnura elegans chromosome 9, ioIscEleg1.1, whole genome shotgun sequence, the following proteins share a genomic window:
- the LOC124165048 gene encoding uncharacterized protein LOC124165048, which produces MLIIVKYNKRGIYQETVLFWQRTVMLLLRISLKYPQGRLRMYIAVAGCGIYISCEKNTISYCHVRETCSYLFDIVTFFSVSKDEGRKEIKGKGLSPAEDTIFLAKANCTPRRKAFEMGGASTPRLGRQSNVDEYDMGMPMDVSPIKPFESHQRSQASIIESEESGLDPLHDRSRSIVQHFYMFSQIFSDKHQLGCSFMDCEYVGEWMTGLLCHWKFQCKMCGKETVIHSQDDSGTVMDVNDAAVTGTIAGGGGYSNLSPLCAALNMH; this is translated from the exons ATGCTAATCATCGTAAAGTACAACAAGAGGGGAATATACCAAGAAACTGTCCTGTTCTGGCAAAGGACAGTGATGCTTCTGCTTcggatttcattgaaatatccacAAGGTAGGCTGAGAATGTATATAGCGGTGGCCGGATGCGGTATTTATATCTCCTGTGAAAAGAATACTATTAGTTATTGCCATGTCAGGGAAACATGTTCTTATTTATTTGATATCGTTACATTTTTTAGCGTATCCAAGGATGAGGgacgaaaagaaataaaaggcAAGGGGTTAAGTCCGGCAGAAGATACCATCTTTCTTGCAAAGGCAAACTGCACCCCACGCCGCAAGGCGTTTGAAATGGGGGGAGCTTCCACTCCTCGTCTCGGGAGACAATCCAACGTCGACGAATATGATATGGGCATGCCGATGGACGTATCTCCTATCAAACCGTTTGAATCGCACCAAAG GTCTCAAGCGTCAATCATTGAGAGTGAAGAATCAGGGCTGGATCCTCTTCATGACAGGAGCCGTAGTATAGTCCAGCATTTCTACATGTTTTCCCAGATCTTTTCAGATAAACACCAGTTAGGATGCTCATTTATGGACTGTGAATACGTAGGCGAATGGATGACTGGTCTCCTCTGTCACTGGAAGTTTCAGTGTAAAATGTGCGGGAAGGAGACAGTGATCCACAGTCAGGATGATTCTGGCACTGTGATGGACGTGAACGATGCTGCAGTAACAGGAACAATTGCTGGTGGCGGCGGCTACTCAAATCTAAGCCCCCTTTGTGCAGCACTCAACATGCATTGA
- the LOC124166076 gene encoding uncharacterized protein LOC124166076, with protein sequence MSMQNRIMALRNDIINCPSHVFGQHDRCADYFCKGPDGKEDEVNLVPDFIAANMWTPIQKLIEKMTNNSRSLIFRATNSMCETLNSVAAKYLNGKRINYAKSKSFGTRCHSAVVSLNSSCHFQGKIHKATTGGYSPGKYTKTFEDKNMRQTKRMRKRRAQGLQSKKKLKTGAKRAGPDKDYGMVDDDAPEPLELLERMKGDFIEQLSIMTAEDRLKLQKSTTVQVDRSIWMTERRKRLSASNHGEVCHMRPYTSCKRLVHSILYGSVCTPDMMN encoded by the exons ATGTCCATGCAAAACCGAATAATGGCACTTCGTAACGACATCATCAACTGTCCTAGCCATGTGTTCGGGCAGCATGATCGATGCGCCGATTACTTTTGTAAAGGGCCAGACGGGAAAGAGGATGAGGTGAACTTAGTGCCAGACTTCATAGCTGCTAATATGTGGACCCCAATACAGAAATTGATTGAGAAGATGACAAATAATTCAAGAAGTTTGATCTTTCGCGCTACTAATAGTATGTGCGAAACCTTGAACAGCGTagctgcaaaatatttaaatggtaaaCGCATTAACTATGCTAAAAGCAAGTCATTTGGAACCCGATGTCATTCTGCAGTCGTATCCCTGAATTCCTCTTGCCATTTTCAAGGGAAGATTCACAAGGCAACAACGGGTGGTTACAGTCCTG GAAAATACACCAAAACATTTGAGGATAAAAATATGAGGCAGACCAAGAGAATGAGGAAACGAAGAGCGCAAGGGCTGcaaagtaaaaagaaattgaaaacaggAGCAAAAAGAGCTGGGCCTGATAAAGATTACGGGATGGTGGATGATGATGCGCCAGAGCCATTAGAGTTATTGGAACGCATGAAGGGCGATTTCATTGAACAATTAAGCATAATGACCGCAGAGGATAGATTAAAACTGCAGAAGTCTACAACGGTTCAAGTAGACAGAAGTATTTGGATGACGGAGCGTCGGAAAAGATTGTCCGCTTCCAATCACGGAGAGGTTTGCCATATGCGACCATACACCTCCTGTAAAAGGCTTGTGCATTCCATTCTATACGGATCCGTATGCACTCCGGACATGATGAATTGA